In Candidatus Paceibacterota bacterium, a genomic segment contains:
- the pheT gene encoding phenylalanine--tRNA ligase subunit beta, with product MLVSYDWIQDFIQEPLPPADEIARELTMRAFEVEGIEKVGKKYPGVIVGHVVRIEEHPNADRLRLIIVDLGDSEEHRIVCGASNFSEGALVPVATIGTVLPNGMEIKVATIRDVESRGMICSKAELGLEKESDGIWVLDSDAAPGTLFDEVVEGGEVETVFDIDVLPNRAHDCLSHRGIAREIAVLFGLTFTDYESDLEFSEREPSEKPETLSVLIDEPERCRRYVGVHLDGLVCKESPAWLQDRLRSIGLRPKNAVVDAANYIMFSTGQPLHAFDAAKLGQTSGSHMIQVRAGRKEESMRALDGKKYDLPEESTVIADASADGIALALGGVIGGEDSAVSDKTTEVILEAANFDPVLTRKTSQALKLATDSSKRFENEISPVLAPMAMNALIVLLKDIAGTDNTAVRSVVDRYPDPVQQQSVSVTADKVNRLLGTEVTEKDIVDVLTRLSFQVEKGNDALSVTPPLDRLDVTTVPDVIEEVGRIYGYETITEVAPPSRDGDVPIHERFYWLNVIRDELVKVGFSEVMTYALRKKGELEIENPLAEDKAFVRNTLVDGVAQALEHNERYTDLLGISEVALFEIGNVYRDEEERTMLSLAASPTKRSAYKTQEILDRARVALTDTLGVEVVLPKDVPVVEINIDKILEKLPAPGTYDNLTDLSGDITYLSSSVYPYMLRDVALWVPKSVSKSDVEKVLLEETGKLLVNHYLFDEYEPVEGGEKSYAFRFVFQSFEKTLSDEEVNVIMDSVYKALDAKKGWKTR from the coding sequence ATGTTGGTAAGTTACGACTGGATACAGGATTTTATACAGGAACCGCTTCCTCCTGCCGATGAGATCGCTCGTGAGTTGACGATGCGCGCCTTTGAAGTAGAAGGTATTGAAAAGGTCGGCAAGAAATACCCGGGAGTCATTGTGGGGCACGTTGTTCGCATCGAAGAGCATCCGAACGCAGACCGGCTTCGGCTTATTATTGTAGATCTGGGCGACAGCGAAGAGCACAGAATAGTTTGTGGAGCTTCTAACTTCAGTGAGGGTGCGCTGGTGCCGGTGGCAACCATTGGAACGGTCCTACCGAATGGAATGGAGATCAAAGTGGCAACCATCCGCGACGTGGAGTCTCGTGGTATGATCTGCTCAAAGGCAGAGCTCGGACTTGAGAAAGAGTCAGACGGTATTTGGGTGCTCGATTCAGATGCAGCCCCGGGCACGCTTTTCGATGAGGTCGTAGAAGGGGGAGAGGTGGAGACCGTGTTCGATATTGATGTGTTGCCGAACCGGGCGCACGACTGCCTCTCGCACCGCGGTATTGCTCGAGAGATCGCGGTGTTGTTCGGTCTTACCTTTACTGACTATGAATCGGACCTCGAATTTTCGGAAAGGGAGCCTTCAGAAAAGCCGGAAACACTCTCGGTATTGATCGATGAGCCGGAACGTTGTCGTCGGTATGTCGGTGTTCATCTTGACGGTCTTGTTTGCAAGGAGTCTCCGGCGTGGCTTCAGGACAGGTTGCGTTCGATCGGGCTTCGCCCAAAGAATGCAGTTGTCGATGCTGCAAACTATATTATGTTTTCAACCGGCCAGCCGCTCCACGCATTTGATGCGGCAAAGCTTGGTCAAACAAGCGGTTCGCATATGATCCAAGTTCGTGCTGGCAGAAAAGAAGAGTCAATGCGGGCGCTCGACGGTAAAAAGTACGATCTCCCTGAAGAGTCGACGGTTATCGCCGATGCTTCAGCAGACGGTATCGCTCTCGCGCTCGGAGGTGTTATCGGGGGTGAAGACAGCGCTGTTTCCGATAAGACAACTGAGGTGATACTCGAAGCGGCGAACTTTGACCCTGTGTTGACTCGCAAGACCTCGCAGGCATTGAAGCTGGCGACAGACTCAAGCAAGCGCTTCGAGAACGAAATATCACCGGTGTTAGCTCCGATGGCAATGAATGCTCTCATTGTACTTCTGAAGGATATAGCCGGAACTGACAACACAGCAGTACGCAGCGTTGTTGATAGGTACCCGGACCCTGTTCAGCAGCAGAGTGTGTCTGTTACAGCGGATAAAGTAAACAGGCTTTTAGGAACTGAGGTCACAGAGAAAGATATTGTGGATGTATTAACTCGACTATCGTTTCAGGTTGAGAAGGGTAATGATGCACTTTCGGTAACACCGCCGCTCGATCGACTTGATGTCACCACGGTGCCCGACGTCATAGAGGAAGTGGGGCGCATCTATGGTTACGAAACGATCACAGAGGTCGCTCCTCCTTCCCGTGACGGAGACGTGCCGATACATGAGCGCTTTTACTGGCTTAACGTTATTCGCGATGAGCTTGTGAAGGTCGGATTCAGTGAAGTGATGACGTACGCTCTTCGTAAAAAGGGCGAGCTTGAGATCGAGAATCCGCTTGCAGAAGATAAGGCGTTTGTCCGCAACACTCTTGTCGACGGTGTTGCGCAGGCCCTAGAGCACAATGAACGCTACACTGACCTGCTTGGTATCAGTGAGGTTGCGTTGTTCGAGATCGGTAATGTGTACCGTGATGAAGAGGAGCGCACGATGCTTTCTTTGGCGGCATCCCCAACAAAACGGTCAGCTTACAAGACCCAAGAGATACTTGATCGAGCACGGGTTGCTCTGACCGATACGCTTGGCGTAGAGGTAGTGCTTCCTAAGGATGTGCCGGTTGTCGAGATCAACATCGACAAAATACTTGAGAAACTACCGGCACCTGGTACATACGATAATTTGACAGATCTTTCCGGAGATATTACCTATCTATCAAGTTCGGTCTATCCGTACATGTTGCGTGACGTAGCTCTCTGGGTACCAAAGTCGGTTAGTAAAAGTGATGTCGAAAAAGTGCTTCTCGAAGAAACCGGCAAGCTTTTAGTGAATCATTATCTATTTGATGAATATGAACCGGTAGAAGGGGGAGAGAAGTCGTATGCGTTTCGGTTCGTGTTCCAGTCTTTTGAAAAAACGCTCTCCGACGAAGAGGTGAACGTTATAATGGACAGTGTATATAAAGCACTTGATGCAAAGAAAGGGTGGAAAACCAGGTAG